A single genomic interval of uncultured Desulfobulbus sp. harbors:
- the rsgA gene encoding ribosome small subunit-dependent GTPase A: protein MQIIHKNVLLHENTFMSGLKKLGWSPFFQQQCEKSAADSTPARVVGVHKQIFSVMQEDEVFPVSLAGRLYDHAAGIYPVVGDWVLVKDQVITNIFIRNNLLSRKAVVGKSGREAKVYEEQGIAANLDFAFIVCGLDRDFNLARIERYLMLAYHCGIEPVILLSKSDLQQNPEQFVCEVEAIAPGVTVFSLSLYDINAVSRVAALLHPHRTAALIGSSGAGKSTLINHLAGENIRKTRAVGERVGKGRHTTTSRDLLLLPGGGMVIDNPGIREIGLVRQESSSMSAFPDIEVLAGQCRFSNCTHTCEPGCRVLEAVTSGEISSRRMNNYIKLNNELVYAHERQNKSAARVERERWQQISKKIKNLMAS, encoded by the coding sequence ATGCAAATTATACACAAAAACGTGCTTTTACATGAAAATACATTCATGTCCGGACTGAAAAAGCTGGGATGGTCACCTTTTTTTCAACAGCAATGTGAAAAATCAGCTGCCGATTCCACCCCGGCAAGGGTGGTCGGAGTACATAAGCAAATTTTTTCAGTAATGCAGGAAGATGAAGTATTCCCCGTTTCACTAGCAGGTCGGCTCTATGACCATGCAGCTGGAATATATCCGGTCGTCGGCGACTGGGTGCTTGTGAAAGACCAGGTTATTACAAACATTTTTATAAGAAATAATCTGTTGTCCAGAAAGGCTGTCGTAGGCAAGTCCGGCCGGGAAGCGAAAGTATATGAAGAACAGGGAATAGCAGCAAACCTTGATTTTGCCTTTATCGTCTGCGGCCTTGACAGGGATTTCAACTTGGCAAGGATCGAGCGATACCTCATGCTTGCCTATCATTGCGGCATTGAACCTGTCATCTTGCTCAGCAAATCCGACCTACAGCAAAATCCGGAGCAGTTTGTCTGCGAGGTAGAGGCCATCGCCCCTGGCGTTACGGTCTTTTCCCTGTCACTCTATGACATTAATGCGGTTTCCCGTGTTGCGGCGTTGCTTCATCCACACCGGACAGCTGCCCTGATAGGTTCATCGGGTGCGGGAAAATCCACCCTGATCAATCATCTCGCTGGAGAAAATATCAGAAAAACCAGAGCCGTTGGTGAAAGGGTCGGCAAGGGACGGCATACAACAACAAGCCGCGACCTGCTTCTCCTGCCCGGGGGCGGAATGGTGATTGATAATCCGGGCATCCGGGAAATAGGCTTGGTCCGACAAGAATCGAGCAGCATGAGCGCATTTCCCGATATTGAAGTACTTGCCGGTCAATGCAGGTTCAGCAATTGCACGCATACCTGTGAGCCGGGCTGCCGGGTGCTCGAAGCGGTAACCTCGGGAGAAATATCCTCCAGAAGGATGAACAACTATATCAAGCTGAACAATGAGCTCGTTTACGCCCATGAACGGCAAAACAAAAGTGCCGCCAGAGTGGAAAGGGAACGCTGGCAGCAGATTTCGAAAAAAATTAAAAACTTGATGGCGTCGTAA
- a CDS encoding IS4 family transposase produces the protein MRKQLHCFFTAQEIDLLARKSKFVQRSSVLGGFTFLCLLAFNSDALAFESLNDLTVKLELDHALCIKKQSLDERFNQHAVSFLTAALSELFNKQLSEGKSLLMSCDQFARILIKDSVCFQIDQSLSKYYPGSGGSGSAASVRIQFEYDLVSGRIVDLSLNAFNDQDATNSTLTIDVVREGDLVIRDLAYMHISALRGILQNLGDFLCRLQANKQVYQLRGKKKLELNFSRIVRAMTDAGIEKIEDRVFLDRDLTLEVRLFVYLLPESVYQERMRKANLNAQKKGRQIGKEFKARARLNLFITSASEELLDIENAWKAYTLRWQIELVFKTWKSLWKIDKVKKVKKERLECYIYSKLFIIVLSLNMLWITHNLMRGLYGKNLSFYKALKTWIRSLGRFKEAFFTGIEAVTNLLKKFLELSCRKHLLEKRKNGNYSPEIVQGIFILRIEGEPIPCAA, from the coding sequence ATCAGGAAACAGCTTCACTGCTTCTTTACCGCGCAGGAAATCGACCTGTTAGCTCGTAAGAGCAAGTTCGTTCAGCGGTCAAGCGTGCTTGGTGGATTCACTTTTCTCTGCCTGCTGGCTTTTAATAGCGATGCTTTGGCTTTTGAGAGTCTCAACGATCTCACCGTTAAGCTGGAATTGGACCATGCCCTATGCATAAAAAAACAATCCCTGGATGAGCGCTTCAATCAGCATGCGGTTTCGTTTCTCACAGCAGCCCTTTCAGAGTTGTTTAACAAGCAGTTGTCAGAGGGAAAATCGCTGTTGATGAGTTGTGATCAGTTTGCAAGGATTTTGATTAAAGATTCTGTTTGTTTTCAAATAGATCAATCTTTATCCAAGTATTACCCCGGTAGCGGCGGCAGTGGCTCTGCGGCCAGTGTCAGAATCCAGTTTGAATATGATTTAGTGTCCGGCAGAATCGTTGATCTCAGCCTGAATGCGTTTAACGACCAGGATGCAACCAATTCAACGCTGACCATTGATGTTGTCAGAGAAGGTGACCTTGTTATTCGCGACCTCGCTTACATGCATATATCTGCATTGCGAGGCATCTTGCAGAACCTTGGTGACTTTTTGTGCCGCCTGCAGGCCAACAAGCAGGTGTATCAACTTCGAGGCAAGAAAAAGCTTGAGCTGAATTTTTCCCGGATTGTTCGAGCCATGACCGATGCAGGAATTGAAAAAATTGAAGACAGAGTATTCCTTGACCGGGATCTGACATTAGAGGTTCGCCTCTTTGTTTATCTGTTACCTGAAAGCGTCTACCAGGAACGAATGCGCAAGGCCAACCTGAATGCCCAAAAGAAAGGGCGGCAAATAGGGAAAGAATTCAAAGCCCGAGCAAGGCTCAATCTGTTCATCACCTCCGCCTCAGAGGAGTTGCTTGATATTGAAAATGCGTGGAAGGCATACACGTTGCGCTGGCAAATCGAGCTTGTCTTTAAGACCTGGAAATCACTGTGGAAAATCGACAAGGTCAAAAAGGTGAAAAAGGAACGCCTTGAATGCTATATTTACTCGAAATTATTCATTATTGTACTCAGCCTGAACATGTTATGGATAACGCATAACCTCATGCGCGGGCTGTACGGTAAAAATCTCAGTTTCTACAAAGCTTTAAAGACCTGGATAAGATCTCTTGGCCGGTTCAAAGAGGCGTTTTTCACCGGAATAGAAGCTGTGACCAATTTGTTAAAAAAATTTCTCGAGCTGAGTTGCCGGAAACATTTGTTGGAGAAGAGAAAAAATGGAAACTATTCTCCGGAAATTGTTCAAGGCATTTTTATCTTGAGAATCGAAGGGGAGCCAATACCATGTGCGGCATAA
- the trxA gene encoding thioredoxin — MNTVIVCPACGAKNRIPEEKQRLTPKCGKCGTSLAGVAVSGKVNNLTDMAFQSQVEQSKLPVLLDFFSPTCGPCKMIAPVVEALAQEYAGRLLVFKLDTSTQQMTAARFQIRGVPTLLFIENGQVVDQVVGAVPRSEIAQRIEKMVG, encoded by the coding sequence ATGAACACGGTGATTGTCTGCCCCGCCTGTGGGGCAAAAAACAGGATTCCTGAAGAGAAACAACGCTTAACCCCGAAATGTGGCAAATGCGGCACGTCCCTGGCTGGGGTGGCGGTATCCGGCAAGGTCAACAACCTGACGGATATGGCCTTTCAATCACAGGTCGAGCAATCGAAGTTGCCGGTCCTGCTTGATTTTTTTTCGCCAACTTGCGGTCCCTGCAAGATGATTGCCCCGGTGGTGGAAGCGCTCGCCCAGGAGTATGCGGGTCGCCTTCTGGTCTTCAAGCTCGATACCTCCACCCAGCAGATGACGGCCGCCCGTTTTCAGATTCGCGGTGTTCCGACCCTGCTTTTTATCGAGAATGGTCAGGTGGTGGATCAGGTGGTTGGCGCGGTGCCGCGTTCTGAGATTGCACAGCGTATTGAGAAGATGGTCGGGTAG